Proteins co-encoded in one Deltaproteobacteria bacterium genomic window:
- a CDS encoding nucleotidyltransferase: MDKEIKIDVPQEKIAEFCRRHHIRKLSFFGSVLRADFGPESDVDVLVEFEPGTRVGLITLAGMEIELGQILGHKAQMHTVKGLNPCFRNDVLKTAEVQYEHA; this comes from the coding sequence ATGGACAAGGAGATAAAAATAGACGTCCCACAGGAGAAGATAGCGGAGTTTTGCCGGAGGCATCACATCAGAAAGCTTTCCTTTTTCGGCTCCGTGCTCCGTGCCGATTTCGGCCCGGAAAGCGACGTGGACGTGCTGGTCGAGTTCGAGCCGGGCACGAGGGTGGGCTTGATAACCCTGGCGGGCATGGAAATCGAGCTCGGGCAAATCCTGGGGCACAAGGCACAGATGCATACGGTCAAGGGCCTGAACCCCTGTTTCAGGAACGACGTCCTGAAGACGGCAGAGGTGCAGTATGAGCATGCGTGA